The Anoxybacillus flavithermus genome has a segment encoding these proteins:
- a CDS encoding lysine--tRNA ligase → MSHEELNDQLLVRREKLHKLREKGIDPFGKRFERTHQAEELFTLYGHLSKEELEEKQIHVSIAGRIMTKRGKGKAGFAHIQDLTGQIQIYVRKDDVGEEQYEIFDTSDLGDIVGVQGTVFKTKVGELSIKVHSYEMLTKSLRPLPEKYHGLKDIEQRYRQRYLDLIMNPESKKTFITRSLIIQSMRRYLDQKGYLEVETPMMHSIAGGAAARPFITHHNALDMTLYMRIAIELHLKRLIVGGLEKVYEIGRVFRNEGISTRHNPEFTMLELYEAYADYTDIMRLTEDMIAHIAQEVLGTTKIQYGEHEVDLTPSWKRLHMVDAIKDYVGVDFWKHMSDEEARQLAKEHGVEVAPHMTFGHIVNEFFEQKVEQHLIQPTFIYGHPVEISPLAKKNPEDPRFTDRFELFIVAREHANAFTELNDPIDQRERFEAQLREKEQGNDEAHEMDEDFIEALEYGMPPTGGLGIGIDRLVMLLTNSPSIRDVLLFPQMRHK, encoded by the coding sequence ATGTCGCATGAGGAATTAAATGATCAGCTATTAGTTCGTCGTGAAAAGTTACATAAGTTGCGTGAAAAAGGGATCGATCCATTTGGAAAACGATTCGAGCGTACACATCAAGCAGAAGAATTGTTTACATTATACGGTCATTTATCAAAAGAAGAGTTGGAAGAAAAGCAAATTCATGTTTCTATCGCTGGTCGCATTATGACGAAGCGCGGGAAAGGGAAAGCGGGATTTGCTCATATTCAAGATTTGACGGGACAAATTCAAATTTATGTGCGCAAAGACGATGTTGGTGAAGAGCAGTATGAAATTTTCGATACGTCAGATTTAGGAGATATTGTCGGTGTACAAGGAACAGTATTCAAAACAAAAGTGGGAGAATTGTCTATCAAGGTACACTCGTATGAAATGTTGACGAAATCGTTGCGCCCGCTCCCTGAGAAATATCACGGGCTCAAAGATATCGAGCAACGCTACCGCCAACGCTACCTCGATTTAATTATGAATCCAGAAAGTAAAAAAACGTTTATTACACGCAGTTTAATTATTCAGTCGATGCGTCGCTATTTAGATCAAAAAGGATATTTAGAAGTAGAGACGCCGATGATGCACTCAATTGCCGGAGGAGCTGCAGCCCGTCCATTTATTACGCACCATAACGCTCTAGATATGACATTGTATATGCGTATTGCAATTGAATTACATTTAAAACGTTTAATTGTAGGTGGATTAGAGAAAGTGTACGAAATCGGCCGTGTATTCCGAAACGAAGGCATTTCAACACGTCACAATCCAGAGTTTACGATGCTTGAGCTTTACGAGGCTTATGCTGATTACACTGATATTATGAGATTAACAGAAGATATGATTGCACATATTGCTCAAGAAGTGCTTGGAACGACAAAAATCCAATATGGAGAACATGAAGTAGATTTAACACCGTCATGGAAACGACTTCATATGGTCGATGCGATTAAAGATTATGTGGGTGTTGACTTCTGGAAGCACATGAGCGATGAAGAAGCGCGTCAATTGGCGAAAGAGCATGGAGTAGAAGTAGCTCCACATATGACATTCGGTCATATCGTAAATGAATTTTTTGAACAAAAAGTAGAACAACATCTTATTCAGCCAACATTTATTTATGGGCACCCAGTTGAGATTTCGCCTTTAGCGAAAAAAAATCCAGAAGATCCTCGTTTCACAGATCGATTTGAACTATTTATCGTTGCACGTGAGCATGCAAATGCATTCACAGAATTAAATGACCCAATCGATCAACGTGAACGATTTGAAGCGCAGTTAAGAGAAAAAGAACAAGGAAACGACGAAGCGCATGAGATGGACGAAGATTTTATCGAAGCATTAGAATACGGGATGCCACCAACGGGTGGGTTAGGAATTGGCATTGATCGTCTTGTTATGTTGTTAACGAACTCTCCATCGATCCGCGATGTATTGTTATTCCCTCAAATGCGTCATAAATAA
- a CDS encoding ATP--guanido phosphotransferase: MNEHLFFQRALSPWMNEEGPDSDIVLSSRIRLARNMKKYPFPTVFTNEEAMQIVQLFERLFLQKSLGHVGPFFLLKMNELQSIEKRVLVEKHLISPHLAEDCTFGACLLSEQEEASIMINEEDHIRIQCLFAGFQLKEALKMANALDDSIEQHIDYAFDEKYGYLTSCPTNVGTGLRASVMMHLPGLVLTQQMNQLIPAINQLGLVVRGTYGEGSEALGNIFQISNQITLGKSEEDIVEDLTGVVRQLIEQERMAREALVKTSNIQLEDKVYRSYGVLTNSRIIGSKEAAQCLSDVRLGIDLGYITNVPKTILTELMILTQPGFLQKYAGGALRPQERDVRRASLIRERLHQWK, from the coding sequence ATGAATGAACATTTGTTTTTCCAACGCGCTCTCAGTCCATGGATGAATGAAGAGGGGCCGGATTCTGATATTGTGCTTAGTAGCCGTATTCGTTTAGCGAGAAATATGAAAAAATATCCGTTCCCAACGGTATTTACAAATGAAGAAGCAATGCAAATTGTTCAGTTGTTTGAACGATTGTTTTTACAAAAAAGTCTTGGTCACGTTGGCCCTTTTTTCTTGTTAAAAATGAATGAATTACAATCTATTGAAAAACGTGTATTAGTTGAAAAACATTTAATTAGCCCTCATTTAGCTGAAGATTGTACGTTTGGTGCATGTTTATTATCCGAACAAGAAGAAGCAAGTATTATGATCAACGAGGAAGATCATATTCGTATTCAATGTTTATTTGCTGGTTTTCAGCTGAAAGAAGCATTAAAAATGGCAAACGCTTTGGATGATTCGATTGAACAACATATTGACTACGCTTTCGACGAAAAGTACGGTTATTTGACGAGCTGTCCAACGAATGTGGGCACAGGTTTGCGAGCATCTGTAATGATGCATTTGCCGGGTCTTGTGTTAACACAGCAAATGAATCAATTGATTCCTGCGATCAACCAGCTTGGTCTAGTTGTTCGCGGTACGTATGGAGAAGGTAGTGAAGCGTTAGGAAACATTTTTCAAATTTCTAATCAAATTACACTTGGAAAAAGTGAAGAGGATATTGTTGAAGATTTAACAGGAGTTGTTCGTCAACTAATTGAACAAGAACGAATGGCCCGTGAGGCATTAGTCAAAACTTCTAACATACAATTAGAAGATAAGGTATATCGTTCTTACGGTGTGCTAACGAACAGCCGGATCATTGGTTCCAAAGAGGCTGCTCAATGTTTATCTGATGTACGACTAGGCATCGATCTCGGATATATTACGAACGTACCAAAAACAATTTTAACAGAGCTAATGATTTTGACGCAGCCCGGCTTTTTACAAAAATATGCTGGTGGTGCATTACGCCCGCAAGAACGTGATGTTCGTCGTGCATCGCTCATTCGTGAACGATTACACCAATGGAAGTGA
- a CDS encoding 4-amino-4-deoxychorismate lyase, whose translation MFIYINGQIVKKEEARISAFDHGFMYGLGLFETFRVYDGHPFLLDDHLARLHNGLDMLNISCSITRNDVLHILSQLLKANGYRDAYVRLNISAGIGDVGLQVEPYTNPTIIMYMKPIPTFSEEKVCQTLQVRRNTPEGSVRLKSHHYLNNILGKQEVGHHPNVEGIFLTKEGFVAEGIVSNVFWVKDGIVYTPSVETGILNGVTRLFVIDLLCSWGIDVQEGCYSLQQLKEADEIFLTNSIQEIVPVCRLDNDVYPGKCGEMTSRLQRAYAFFTTHLWTRYERKDGYVH comes from the coding sequence ATGTTTATTTATATCAATGGGCAAATCGTAAAAAAGGAAGAGGCACGCATTTCCGCGTTTGACCACGGGTTTATGTATGGACTTGGTTTATTTGAAACGTTTCGCGTATATGATGGACATCCGTTTTTGCTTGATGATCATTTAGCTCGTCTTCATAACGGACTCGATATGCTCAACATTTCATGTTCTATCACTCGAAATGATGTTTTGCATATTCTTTCTCAATTGTTAAAGGCAAACGGTTATCGTGATGCGTATGTACGCCTAAATATATCGGCTGGAATCGGAGATGTTGGACTGCAAGTAGAACCGTATACAAATCCGACCATTATTATGTATATGAAGCCGATTCCGACGTTTTCAGAAGAAAAAGTATGCCAAACATTACAAGTGAGGCGAAATACACCGGAAGGATCGGTTCGTTTAAAATCTCATCACTATTTAAACAATATTTTAGGTAAACAAGAAGTTGGTCACCATCCAAATGTAGAAGGCATTTTTCTTACGAAAGAAGGATTTGTTGCAGAAGGAATTGTTTCTAACGTTTTTTGGGTAAAAGACGGCATCGTGTATACTCCTTCAGTGGAAACCGGTATTTTAAACGGTGTGACCCGATTATTTGTAATTGACTTGTTGTGCTCGTGGGGCATCGATGTGCAAGAAGGATGTTATTCGCTACAACAGCTCAAAGAAGCAGATGAAATATTTCTAACAAATTCCATTCAAGAAATCGTGCCGGTTTGTCGACTAGATAACGATGTATATCCCGGGAAATGTGGGGAAATGACGAGCCGTCTCCAACGTGCGTACGCCTTTTTTACGACACATTTATGGACAAGGTATGAAAGAAAGGACGGGTACGTTCATTGA
- a CDS encoding CtsR family transcriptional regulator: MICQECNQRPATLHFTKIVNGEKTEFHLCEQCAHEKGEMFMFPHQGAFSINNLIAGLLNMDASLKEPKAPSFHNEHILQCERCKMTYAQFVKVGRFGCASCYETFRSHLPPIFRKLHGGHVAHEGKIPKRVGGTLYVRKQIGQLKQMLQELIAKEQFEKAAEVRDQIRELEAKLHAEGGA; this comes from the coding sequence TTGATATGTCAAGAGTGTAATCAACGACCAGCAACGCTTCATTTCACTAAAATTGTTAATGGGGAGAAGACAGAATTTCATCTTTGTGAGCAATGCGCTCATGAAAAAGGCGAAATGTTTATGTTCCCGCATCAAGGAGCTTTTTCAATTAATAATTTAATTGCTGGACTATTAAATATGGATGCTTCGCTAAAAGAGCCAAAAGCTCCCTCTTTTCACAATGAACATATATTACAATGTGAGCGTTGTAAAATGACATACGCCCAATTCGTTAAAGTCGGTCGTTTTGGTTGTGCAAGTTGTTATGAAACGTTTCGTAGCCATTTACCACCTATTTTTCGAAAGTTACATGGGGGACATGTAGCGCATGAGGGAAAAATTCCGAAGCGAGTAGGAGGTACGTTGTACGTCCGTAAGCAAATCGGGCAGTTGAAACAAATGTTACAGGAGCTGATTGCTAAAGAACAATTTGAGAAAGCTGCTGAAGTGCGTGATCAAATTCGAGAACTTGAAGCAAAGTTACATGCGGAAGGGGGCGCCTAA
- a CDS encoding 2-amino-4-hydroxy-6-hydroxymethyldihydropteridine diphosphokinase → MENTSYIALGSNIGDRFEYLCKAVIALRDHTHISVLATSSIYETDPVGYVEQACFLNMVVKIATSLSPFDLLAAMMDIEKKFGRKREVHWGPRTLDLDILLYNHENIETEQLIIPHPRMFERAFVLIPLFEIDESLIIPSVQRPLRSYVEQLSDKGVRIWKSREVVEEQLLGKGGI, encoded by the coding sequence ATGGAAAATACTTCTTATATTGCATTAGGTTCGAATATCGGTGACCGTTTCGAATATTTGTGTAAAGCGGTGATTGCATTACGTGATCATACACATATTTCTGTTTTAGCGACATCTTCGATTTACGAAACAGATCCAGTTGGATATGTCGAACAAGCTTGTTTTTTAAATATGGTTGTAAAGATCGCTACATCGCTATCTCCATTTGATTTGTTAGCAGCTATGATGGACATTGAAAAAAAGTTCGGTCGCAAGCGGGAAGTTCATTGGGGACCGCGGACGTTAGACCTTGACATTTTGCTATATAATCATGAAAATATTGAGACAGAACAACTTATTATTCCGCATCCGCGTATGTTTGAACGGGCGTTTGTATTAATCCCGTTGTTTGAAATAGATGAATCTTTAATTATTCCATCTGTTCAACGTCCTTTACGTTCGTATGTGGAGCAGTTATCGGACAAAGGTGTTCGTATATGGAAAAGCCGCGAAGTAGTGGAAGAACAATTATTAGGAAAGGGGGGAATTTGA
- a CDS encoding dihydropteroate synthase produces the protein MDVIYCGTYKLDLRKNTVIMGILNATPDSFSDGGKYNHVEQAVERAKQLVAEGAHIIDIGGESTRPGAEKVSLEEELRRVIPIVEAVAKAVNVPISIDTYKAEVAKQAIEAGATMINDVWGAKADCNMAQVAAYYGVPIVLMHNRYDRHYKDLISDMMNDLKESIDIVKQAGVKDEQIIIDPGIGFAKTVEHNLEVMRRLDEFSVLGYPILLGTSRKSFIGHVLDLPVHDRLEGTGATVCLGIAKGAHIVRVHDVLPMARMAKMMDAMLGKGGEYAR, from the coding sequence ATGGATGTTATATATTGTGGAACATATAAGTTAGACTTGCGAAAGAATACGGTCATTATGGGTATTTTAAATGCCACTCCTGACTCCTTTTCTGATGGAGGAAAATATAATCATGTAGAGCAGGCTGTTGAGCGTGCGAAGCAACTTGTCGCTGAAGGAGCACATATCATTGATATCGGGGGAGAATCCACCCGCCCTGGAGCTGAAAAAGTATCACTTGAAGAAGAGTTGCGTCGCGTCATCCCGATTGTGGAAGCGGTTGCTAAAGCGGTGAATGTACCCATTTCGATTGATACGTATAAAGCAGAAGTAGCTAAACAAGCCATTGAAGCGGGCGCGACAATGATTAACGACGTTTGGGGGGCGAAGGCAGATTGCAATATGGCTCAAGTAGCCGCTTACTATGGTGTACCTATTGTATTAATGCATAATCGTTACGATCGCCATTATAAAGATCTCATTTCGGATATGATGAACGATTTAAAAGAAAGTATCGATATAGTCAAACAAGCTGGTGTGAAAGACGAACAAATTATTATCGATCCAGGTATCGGGTTTGCTAAAACAGTAGAGCATAATTTGGAAGTGATGCGTCGGTTGGATGAATTTTCGGTTCTCGGGTATCCGATCTTGTTAGGAACATCGCGAAAATCATTTATCGGGCATGTGCTTGACTTGCCGGTACACGATCGATTGGAAGGCACGGGAGCAACGGTTTGCCTCGGCATTGCAAAAGGAGCACATATCGTTCGGGTACACGATGTTTTACCGATGGCTAGAATGGCTAAAATGATGGATGCGATGCTTGGGAAGGGAGGAGAGTATGCGCGATAA
- a CDS encoding dihydroneopterin aldolase — protein sequence MRDKIYVQQMEFYGYHGVFPEENKLGQRFYVDVIIETNLRKAGVTDDLSETVNYAHIYDICQTIVEGKPFKLIEAVAERIAEQILCAYTTVSSCTVKVTKPNPPIKGHYAYVAVEITRGR from the coding sequence ATGCGCGATAAAATTTATGTGCAACAAATGGAGTTTTATGGGTATCACGGGGTATTTCCCGAAGAAAATAAGCTCGGTCAACGTTTTTATGTCGATGTCATCATTGAAACAAATTTAAGAAAAGCAGGTGTAACCGACGATTTAAGTGAAACGGTTAACTATGCACATATATATGACATATGTCAAACCATCGTCGAAGGAAAGCCGTTTAAGTTGATTGAGGCAGTAGCGGAACGCATCGCTGAACAAATTTTATGTGCGTATACAACGGTGTCATCGTGCACTGTCAAAGTGACGAAACCAAATCCGCCGATTAAAGGTCACTATGCGTATGTGGCGGTTGAAATTACGAGAGGGCGTTAA
- a CDS encoding ATP-dependent Clp protease ATP-binding subunit ClpC, whose translation MMFGRFTERAQKVLALAQEEAVRLGHNNIGTEHILLGLIREGEGIAAKALMALGLGPDKIQKEVESLIGRGNEVGQTIHYTPRAKKVIELSMDEARKLGHSYVGTEHILLGLIREGEGVAARVLNNLGVSLNKARQQVLQLLGSNESASGHHGGTTHANTPTLDSLARDLTAIAREGGLDPVIGRSKEIQRVIEVLSRRTKNNPVLIGEPGVGKTAIAEGLAQQIVNNEVPETLRDKRVMTLDMGTVVAGTKYRGEFEDRLKKVMDEIRQAGNIILFIDELHTLIGAGGAEGAIDASNILKPSLARGELQCIGATTLDEYRKYIEKDAALERRFQPIHVGEPTVEESIQILKGLRDRYEAHHRVSISDEAIEQAVKLSDRYISDRFLPDKAIDLIDEACSKVRLRSFTTPPNLKELEQKLEEIRKEKDAAVQSQEFEKAASLRDAEQKLREQLEETKRAWKEKQGQENSEVTVEDIAAVVSSWTGIPVSKLAQTETERLLKLEEILHSRVIGQEEAVKAVAKAVRRARAGLKDPKRPIGSFIFLGPTGVGKTELARALAEAMFGDEDAMIRIDMSEYMEKHSTSRLVGSPPGYVGYEEGGQLTEKVRRKPYSVILLDEIEKAHPDVFNILLQVLEDGRLTDSKGRTVDFRNTIIIMTSNVGADALKRNKYVGFNVQDESQQYKDMKGKVMDELKKAFRPEFLNRIDEIIVFHSLEKKHLKEIVSLMVEQLKKRLQEQQIDLELTDAAIEKLAEEGYDLEYGARPLRRAIQKHVEDRLSEELLKGTIGSGQKVVMDVKDGQFVVLTKETVK comes from the coding sequence ATGATGTTCGGACGTTTTACAGAACGAGCACAAAAGGTGTTAGCATTAGCGCAAGAGGAAGCGGTTCGGTTAGGACATAACAATATCGGAACAGAGCACATTTTGCTCGGTCTTATTCGAGAAGGGGAAGGAATTGCAGCAAAAGCGCTTATGGCGCTCGGATTAGGGCCAGATAAAATTCAAAAAGAAGTCGAATCGCTCATCGGACGTGGAAACGAAGTAGGACAAACGATTCATTACACGCCTCGTGCCAAAAAAGTAATTGAATTGTCAATGGATGAAGCTAGAAAACTTGGGCATTCTTACGTTGGTACAGAGCACATTTTGCTTGGTCTTATTCGAGAAGGAGAAGGTGTAGCGGCTCGCGTTTTAAATAATTTAGGGGTAAGCTTAAATAAAGCTCGCCAACAAGTACTTCAATTATTAGGAAGCAACGAGTCTGCTTCAGGACATCATGGGGGAACAACGCATGCCAATACCCCAACATTAGATAGTTTAGCCCGCGATTTAACAGCGATCGCTCGTGAAGGCGGTTTAGACCCTGTCATTGGAAGAAGTAAAGAAATTCAACGCGTCATTGAAGTGTTAAGCCGTAGAACGAAAAATAACCCTGTTTTAATCGGGGAGCCAGGTGTAGGAAAAACGGCTATTGCTGAAGGACTAGCTCAACAAATCGTCAATAACGAAGTGCCAGAGACGCTTCGTGATAAGCGTGTCATGACGCTTGACATGGGAACGGTCGTGGCAGGTACAAAATATCGTGGAGAATTTGAAGATCGTTTGAAAAAAGTGATGGATGAAATTCGTCAAGCAGGAAATATCATTTTGTTTATTGACGAATTGCATACGCTCATCGGAGCTGGTGGTGCAGAGGGAGCTATTGATGCATCAAATATTTTAAAACCGTCTCTTGCACGTGGAGAGTTGCAATGTATTGGCGCAACAACATTGGATGAATATCGCAAATATATTGAAAAAGATGCGGCGTTAGAAAGACGTTTTCAACCAATTCATGTTGGTGAGCCGACAGTTGAAGAATCGATCCAAATTTTAAAAGGGTTGCGGGATCGTTATGAGGCTCACCATCGCGTTTCGATTTCAGATGAGGCAATTGAGCAAGCTGTGAAGCTTTCAGATCGCTACATTTCAGATCGATTTTTACCAGATAAAGCAATTGACTTAATTGACGAAGCTTGCTCGAAAGTACGTTTACGTTCGTTTACGACACCACCAAATTTAAAAGAGCTTGAACAAAAACTTGAGGAAATTCGTAAAGAAAAAGATGCAGCGGTACAAAGCCAGGAGTTTGAAAAAGCAGCATCATTACGAGATGCAGAACAAAAATTGCGCGAACAACTTGAAGAAACGAAACGAGCATGGAAAGAGAAACAAGGACAAGAAAACTCCGAAGTAACTGTAGAGGACATCGCAGCTGTCGTATCTAGCTGGACGGGAATCCCGGTCTCTAAACTAGCTCAAACAGAAACAGAGCGGTTGCTAAAACTGGAAGAAATTTTACATTCTCGTGTGATCGGACAAGAAGAAGCTGTCAAAGCAGTTGCAAAAGCAGTTCGTCGCGCCCGTGCAGGTTTAAAAGATCCAAAACGCCCAATCGGTTCGTTTATTTTCCTCGGTCCGACGGGTGTCGGAAAAACAGAATTAGCCCGTGCGCTTGCAGAAGCGATGTTTGGTGATGAAGATGCAATGATTCGAATTGACATGTCTGAATATATGGAAAAGCATTCGACATCGCGTCTTGTCGGTTCACCTCCGGGATATGTTGGCTACGAAGAAGGTGGACAATTAACGGAAAAAGTTCGTCGCAAGCCGTATTCTGTCATCTTATTAGATGAGATTGAAAAGGCTCATCCAGACGTATTTAACATTTTACTACAAGTATTAGAAGATGGGCGTTTAACGGATTCGAAAGGACGGACAGTTGATTTTCGAAATACGATCATTATTATGACATCAAACGTTGGTGCGGATGCGCTGAAGAGAAATAAATACGTTGGCTTCAATGTGCAAGACGAGAGTCAACAGTACAAAGATATGAAAGGGAAAGTGATGGACGAATTGAAAAAGGCGTTTCGTCCGGAATTTTTAAACCGAATTGATGAAATTATTGTGTTCCATTCGCTTGAGAAGAAACATTTGAAAGAAATTGTTTCATTAATGGTTGAGCAATTGAAAAAACGCCTACAAGAACAACAAATCGATTTAGAATTAACCGATGCTGCAATTGAAAAATTAGCAGAAGAAGGTTACGATTTAGAATATGGTGCACGTCCATTGCGTCGCGCGATTCAAAAACATGTTGAAGATCGTTTATCTGAAGAACTGCTTAAAGGAACAATCGGCAGCGGACAAAAAGTTGTCATGGACGTAAAAGACGGTCAGT
- a CDS encoding CtsR family transcriptional regulator: MRNISDVIEQYLKQVLNMSGKDIVEIKRSEIADKFQCVPSQINYVINTRFTLERGYIVESKRGGGGYIRIMKVKTQNTSQLIEHLLSLVQERISQTNGEHIIQRLLDEKVISKREANMMLSIIDRTVLSLDLPHRDELRARILKAMLTSLKYM; encoded by the coding sequence GTGAGGAATATCTCTGATGTCATTGAGCAATATTTAAAACAAGTATTAAATATGAGCGGAAAAGATATCGTTGAGATTAAACGAAGCGAAATTGCAGACAAGTTTCAGTGTGTTCCTTCGCAAATAAATTATGTTATTAACACACGCTTTACGTTAGAAAGAGGATACATTGTTGAGAGTAAACGAGGTGGCGGTGGCTATATTCGCATAATGAAAGTGAAAACTCAAAATACTTCTCAGCTTATTGAACATTTATTGTCACTTGTCCAAGAAAGAATTAGTCAAACAAATGGAGAACATATTATTCAACGCTTATTAGATGAAAAGGTAATTTCAAAACGAGAAGCGAATATGATGTTAAGCATTATTGATCGCACGGTTTTATCTCTTGACCTTCCTCATCGTGACGAGTTGCGTGCGCGCATATTAAAAGCGATGCTGACATCGTTAAAGTATATGTAG
- a CDS encoding tRNA dihydrouridine synthase DusB: protein MFKIGNVQINNPVVLAPMAGVCNSAFRLTVKEFGAGLVCAEMVSDKAILFNNPKTMGMLYIDEREKPLSLQIFGGEKETLVQAAKYVDQHTNADIIDINMGCPVPKITKCDAGAKWLLDPNKIYDMVAAVVDAVEKPVTVKMRIGWDENHIYAVENAQAVERAGGQAVAVHGRTRVQMYEGKADWNVIKQVKEAVRIPVIGNGDVQTPQDAKRMLEQTGVDGVMIGRAALGNPWMIYRTVRYLETGELIPEPSVREKIEVCILHLDRLIALKNEYIAVKEMRKHAAWYLKGIRGNAKVRNAINECQTRDELVTLLMSFVEEVEAKEQHVVVES from the coding sequence ATGTTCAAAATTGGAAATGTACAAATTAATAACCCTGTTGTACTTGCACCGATGGCAGGGGTATGTAATTCAGCATTTCGTCTAACTGTAAAGGAGTTTGGTGCAGGACTTGTTTGTGCAGAGATGGTTAGCGATAAAGCAATTTTATTTAATAACCCAAAAACAATGGGCATGCTCTATATTGACGAGCGTGAAAAACCATTGAGCTTGCAAATTTTTGGTGGGGAAAAAGAGACGCTTGTACAAGCCGCTAAATATGTAGATCAACATACGAACGCCGACATTATCGATATTAACATGGGATGTCCTGTTCCAAAAATTACGAAGTGTGACGCGGGAGCAAAGTGGTTGTTAGATCCAAATAAAATTTACGACATGGTAGCCGCAGTCGTCGATGCGGTGGAGAAGCCTGTCACGGTAAAAATGCGAATCGGTTGGGATGAGAACCATATTTATGCTGTCGAGAACGCTCAGGCGGTAGAACGGGCAGGTGGACAAGCGGTTGCTGTTCATGGCCGAACGCGCGTACAAATGTATGAAGGAAAAGCGGATTGGAACGTCATTAAGCAAGTGAAAGAAGCGGTCCGTATCCCTGTTATCGGTAACGGTGATGTCCAGACTCCTCAAGATGCTAAACGAATGTTAGAACAAACAGGCGTCGATGGCGTGATGATTGGGCGCGCTGCCCTCGGTAATCCATGGATGATTTATCGTACCGTTCGTTATTTGGAAACGGGTGAACTTATTCCGGAACCGTCTGTACGTGAAAAAATCGAAGTGTGTATTTTGCATTTGGATCGTTTAATCGCTTTAAAAAATGAATATATCGCTGTAAAAGAGATGCGTAAACATGCTGCTTGGTATTTAAAAGGTATTCGTGGAAATGCCAAAGTTCGCAATGCGATAAATGAATGTCAGACGCGTGATGAACTCGTGACGTTGCTTATGAGTTTTGTAGAGGAAGTTGAAGCAAAAGAACAACATGTTGTCGTAGAATCGTAA
- a CDS encoding glutamine amidotransferase: MILMIDNYDSFTYNLVQYLGQLGEELIVKRNDEVTIAQIEQLHPHFLMISPGPCSPNEAGISMEAIEYFAGKIPIFGVCLGHQSIAQVFGGEVVRAERLMHGKTSSIFHDGKTIFTQIPNPFTATRYHSLIVKRETLPDCFDISAWTDEGEIMAIRHKTLPIEGVQFHPESIMTEYGLEMLKNFITLYKRK; this comes from the coding sequence ATGATTTTAATGATTGATAACTATGATTCATTTACGTATAACCTTGTTCAATATTTAGGGCAATTAGGGGAAGAATTAATTGTTAAACGAAACGATGAGGTAACGATTGCTCAAATTGAACAACTTCACCCCCACTTTTTAATGATTTCACCTGGTCCTTGCAGTCCGAATGAAGCAGGTATTAGCATGGAAGCCATTGAATATTTCGCAGGGAAAATCCCGATTTTTGGTGTATGTCTTGGTCATCAGTCGATTGCCCAAGTGTTTGGTGGGGAAGTTGTTCGGGCAGAACGTTTAATGCATGGCAAAACATCGTCGATTTTTCATGATGGCAAGACGATTTTTACTCAAATTCCCAACCCCTTTACAGCCACGCGTTATCATTCATTAATTGTAAAAAGGGAAACATTGCCCGATTGTTTTGATATCTCCGCGTGGACAGATGAAGGGGAAATTATGGCCATTCGCCATAAAACGCTGCCGATTGAAGGAGTTCAATTTCATCCTGAGTCGATCATGACGGAATATGGTTTAGAAATGCTTAAAAATTTTATTACATTATACAAACGAAAGTGA